One window of the Tachypleus tridentatus isolate NWPU-2018 chromosome 10, ASM421037v1, whole genome shotgun sequence genome contains the following:
- the aPKC gene encoding protein kinase C iota type isoform X5 has product MPCPGEDKSIYRRGARRWRKLYKVNGHIFQAKRFNRRAFCAFCADRIWGLGRQGFKCINCKLMVHKKCHKLFKLTCSGTVDQSLQNHFESLPTTPAPLRQDPNEIATNGQTINGTPLNRTATPAKKSRPHSRDIHESLSSDDNAVGTLGFQQDVDQGSKEGDVSGSSQYSLNDFDLLRVIGRGSYAKVLMVELKKTKRIYAMKVIKKELVTDDEDIDWVQTEKHVFETASNYPFLVGLHSCFQTPSRLFFVIEFVRGGDLMFHMQRQRRLPEEHARFYAAEICLALNFLHERGIIYRDLKLDNVLLDHEGHIKLTDYGMCKEGIRSGDTTNTFCGTPNYIAPEILRGEDYDFSVDWWALGVLLYEMLAGRSPFDIVGAAENPDQNTEDFLFQVILEKTIRIPRSISVKAQSVLKGFLNKNPAERLGCHPESRFIDITSHPFFKSIDWELLEAKQVTPPYKPKLETDRDLEHFDPQFTSEPVQLTPDDTKLIEKIDQSEFEGFEYVNPLLMSLEDCV; this is encoded by the exons agaGCATTTATCGAAGAGGAGCCAGAAGATGGCGAAAACTTTACAAAGTTAATGGACACATCTTTCAAGCAAAGAGGTTCAACAGG AGGGCTTTCTGTGCCTTTTGTGCTGATCGTATTTGGGGCTTGGGGCGTCAAGGCTTCAAGTGTATCAACTGCAAATTGATGGTCCACAAGAAATGTCATAAACTGTTTAAATTGACCTGTTCTGGGACAGTG GATCAGTCTTTACAGAATCATTTTGAGTCCTTGCCAACCACTCCAGCACCTTTGCGGCAGGATCCTAATGAAATTGCAACAAATGGGCAAACCATCAATGGTACCCCATTAAACCGTA CTGCTACACCTGCAAAAAAATCTCGCCCACATTCCAGAGACATCCATGAGAGTTTGAGCTCAGATGATAATGCTGTTGGAACACTAGGTTTTCAGCAAGATGTTGATCAAGGATCAAAAGAG GGTGATGTGTCTGGATCAAGTCAGTATTCCCTAAACGACTTTGACCTATTGCGTGTTATTGGACGAGGTTCATATGCTAAAGTCTTAATGGTTGAACTCAAAAAGACAAAGCGAATATATGCCATGAAGGTGATCAAAAAAGAACTGGTTACAGATGATGAA GATATTGACTGGGTACAGACAGAAAAGCATGTTTTTGAAACTGCCTCTAATTATCCATTCTTAGTGGGTCTACATTCTTGTTTCCAGACCCCCAGCAG gttgttttttgttatcGAGTTTGTTCGAGGAGGAGACCTGATGTTCCACATGCAGCGACAGCGAAGATTACCTGAAGAACATGCTCGATTTTATGCTGCAGAAATTTGTTTAGCACTGAACTTCCTTCATGAAAGAG gAATTATATATCGTGACCTGAAACTTGACAATGTTTTGTTGGACCATGAAGGACACATTAAGTTAACAGACTACGGAATGTGTAAA gaAGGAATCAGGTCAGGAGACACTACAAATACATTCTGTGGAACACCCAACTACATAGCTCCTGAAATACTAAGAGGAGAGGACTATG ATTTCAGTGTGGATTGGTGGGCACTGGGAGTTTTATTGTACGAGATGTTAGCTGGAAGATCACCTTTTGACATAGTGGGTGCAGCAGAGAATCCTGATCAGAACACTGAAGACTTCTTGTTCCAAG TGATCTTGGAAAAAACCATCCGTATTCCTCGTTCAATTTCTGTTAAGGCTCAATCAGTTTTGAAAGGTTTCCTGAATAAG aatCCAGCTGAACGATTGGGTTGTCATCCTGAATCGAGATTTATTGATATAACATCGCATCCTTTTTTCAAGAGCATTGACTGGGAGCTG CTGGAAGCTAAACAAGTCACTCCACCTTACAAACCAAAGCTAGAAACTGATAGAGACTTGGAGCACTTTGATCCTCAGTTTACAAGTGAACCTGTGCAGCTTACGCCTGATGATAC